Within the Streptomyces sp. YIM 121038 genome, the region TCCGAGGCCCTGGTCGACCACCCCGAGCGGATCTCGGGGCTCCAGGAGGAGGTGGCCTCCGACGTGGCGAACGGCACGCTGAACCTCGCGGTGCGCTCCTGCGCCGCGGTCGTCGCCGGGGCGACCGCGCTCGGCCTCGCCGTCTACCGCCGCCCCCGGCGCGCGCTCGCCGCGGGCGGCCTGGCCCTGACCCTGCTCGCCGCGTCCGGCGTGGCCGCGTTCGCCACCTGGAACCCCCGGTCGGTCCTGGAGCCGAGGTTCTCGGGGCTCCTCAGCAGCGCGCCCTCCGTGGTCGGCAACGCCCGCAACATCGTCAGCGAATTCGACGTCTACCAGAACGAGTTGGCGCGCCTGGTGACGAACGTGACCAAGCTGTACGACGTGACGTCGACGCTGCCCGCGTACGAGCCGGACCCCTCCACGATCCGCCTCCTGCACGTCTCCGACATCCACCTCAACCCGGCGAGCTGGAAGATCATCAACTCTCTGGTCGAGCAGTACGACATCGACGTCATCGTCGACTCCGGCGACACCATGGACCACGGGACCTCCGCCGAGAACGCCTTCCTCGACCCCGTGGAGGACCTCGACGCGCCGTACGTGTGGGTGCGCGGCAACCACGACTCCACGACCACGCAGCGCTATCTGAAGCGGCTCAAGAACGCGCACGTCCTGGACGGCGGCAAGCCCGTCGACGTCGCGGGCCTGCGCTTCGCGGGCATCGGCGACCCCCAGTTCACGCCCGACCGGTCCACCAAGGCGGAGGGCGACCCGGCGGAGGAGGTGGCGGGCATCACGCTCGCCTCGTCCCTGCGCGCCCAGGCCGCCGCGCGCACCCCGGTCGACGTGGCGGTCGCGCACAACCCGGTGGCCGCGCGCGAGACCGACGGGACGGTGCCGCTGGTGCTCGCGGGGCATCTGCACCACCAGGACATGGAGGTCATGGACAAGGGCACCCGGCTGCGGACCGAGGGCTCCACCGGGGGCAGCGGGCTGCGCGCCGTCGAGGGCGAACACCCGGACCCCGTGGAGACCTCCGTGCTCTATCTGGACCGCGCGACCAAGCGGCTCCAGGCCTGGGACGAGATCAAGCTCGGCGGGCTCGGCCTCACGAAGGCCGAGGTCAGCCGCCATCTCCCCAAGGAGAACCAGCCCGGGGCCGAGCCCTCGACACCCCCGCCGGGCCCTCCTTCGTAAACCGTTTTGGCGATAGGTCCCCGCATCCCATATGCTTCTCACGTCCCCGACGCGCTGCGAAGCGCCCAGGCGGGTCGATAGCCCTCATCGTCTAGCGGCCTAGGACGCCGCCCTTTCAAGGCGGTAGCACGGGTTCGAATCCCGTTGGGGGCACGCACCACCCTGTGCGAGACTAGTGCTCGCACAACGCAAGGTCCTGTGGAGCAGTTTGGAGTGCTCGCCACCCTGTCAAGGTGGAGGCCGCGGGTTCAAATCCCGTCAGGACCGCTTGCAGATCACCTCGGTGAGCTGCGTGGCTGGGTAGCTCAGTTGGTACGAGCGATCGCCTGAAAAGCGATAGGTCGCCGGTTCGATCCCGGCCCCAGCCACCATCACGAAGCCCCCGTCTCCGGACGGGGGCTTCGTCGTTTCCCGGCTCTACGAGAGGCCCCGTGGAGCCCCCTCCCCCGGCGGAGCTTCCCCCTTCCCGGCGGATGTTTCACGTGAAACACCTTGGGCCGCAGGCCAGTTGGCCTGCGGCCCAAGGCGGGCACGGTCCCGGGCGGGCCCGGGAGCGGGGGCTACTCCGCGTCCGGTGTCGCCCGCGGCTCCGCGCGACGGCCGCGGAGGGCCGCCGCGAGGGCCACCACGGCCGCTACGGCGACCAGGCCGACGAGGACCGCCCAGTCCGGCACCGCGTCGCCGATGCGGCTCGCCTTCTCCTGAACCGTGTACGAGTCGTCCACGTCGAGCAGACCGGGCAGCGCGGCGGCACCGTCATAGGCCAGGAACAGCGCGCCCAGCAGCACGAAGAACAGGCCCGAGAGCAGGGACGTGGTGTGCAGCTCCAGACGGCCGACGCGGAAGGCACGGCCGCGCAGCCACCGCCGCCGCCCCAGGTCGAACCGCTCCCACAGCGCGGCGAGCACGAACAGCGGCACCGCCATCCCCAGCGCGTACACGGCGAGCAGCGCGCCCCCGTACACCGGGCTGCCGCTCACCGCGGCGACCGTGAGGACGCTGCCGAGGATCGGGCCCGCGCAGAACCCCGCGAGCCCGTAGACGGCACCGAGCGCGTACACCGACACCGCCGTGGTGGGCCGGATGCGCCCGGACAGCTCGGCGAGGCGGCGGGAGGCGAAGCCGAACCCCACCACCTGCGCGATCCCGAGCGCGATGATCGTCCAGCCCGCCCAGAACACCAGCTCCTCCCGGTGCCCGAAGAAGAACCGCCCGGCCGTGGACCCGGCGGCCCCGAGCGGCACGAGGGTCGTGGCGAGCCCGGCGTAGAAGATCCCCGTCCGGGCGAGCAGCCGCGACGTGGAGTCGATCGAGTACGCGAAGAACGCCGGAAGCAGCAGGGCGCTGCACGGGCTGACCAGGGCGAGGAGACCGGCGAGGAAGGCGGCGAAGTATCCGACGTCGGCCGTCACTTGCCGGACCCTGCCTTGCCGCCCTTGGCGCGGCTCGCCGCCGCCTTCTCGATCGCCTCCTCGAAGACGGACTGGGGCTGCGCGCCCGCGATGGGCCGCCCGTTGATCAGGAACGACGGCGTGGACGTGGCGCCGAGCTTGTAGCCCTCGTCCTGGTCCTTCTTCACCGCCGCCTTGGCCGCGTCGCTCCCGGCGTCCCGCAGGAAGCGCGGGACGTCCTTGACCCCGGCCTCGCGCGCCAGCTCCTTGAGCCGGCCGTCACCGAAGCCCTTCTCCTTGGCCCCGTCCGCGTAGGCGGCCTCGTGGAACTGCCAGAACCGGCCCTGCTTGCCCGCGGCCCAGGCGCCGCGCGCCGCCCGCTCGGAGTCCTCACCGAAGATCGGGAAGTTGCGCCACTCGATGCGCAGAGTGCCGTTCTCGACGTACTTCTTCACCAGGTCGGGCTCGGTGTCACGGGCGAACTTGCCGCAGAAGCCGCACTTGAAGTCCGCGAACTCGATCATGACGACAGGGGCGTCGGCCTTGCCCTGGGCGAGCGGGTCCTTGGCCTCGCGGCGCGCGAGCCCCTCCAGCTCGGGGAAGACGCCCGCCTCCGGGGCGGCGGAGTCCGAGCCCTTCTTGGCGGACGCGGAGGACCCCGTGGACGCGGAGTCGTCCGGCTTGGTGGCCGTGTAGGAGGCGAGGCCGAGCGCCCCGGCGGCGACGACGACCGCGGCGACGACGGCGATGTTCTTCTTCTTGCGGGCAGTGGACATGGTGATGCGCTTCTCCTGTTGCGTGCGTAGGCGTGCGTAGCTGAAGGGGCCCCTGAGACAGGGGCCTCCTACACGCGCAGGACGGAGAGATCCACCGGTGAGGGCGGCGTGAGCGGCGGCGGCGCGCGCAGCGACGCGACGGCCCGCACGGCCGGCTCGCTTCCCCAGGAGTCGTAGTCGACGACACGGGCCGCGTACGCCGACGGCGGCAGCTCGTACCCGGGGCCCTGCCGCGGCGGCACCGCGGGCCGCTGCCCCAGGTCGGAGGCGTCGCTGCGGCCGCAGCCGGGCACGCCCCGCCCGTCGGCGTCCTGGACGAAGACGTGTGCCGCCCGCTCGACGGGCGGCGCGGGCCGGTCCGCGAAGGCGGGCCCGCAGAACGCCCCGAGCACCACGAGCAGCACCGCCACCAGGGGGCACCACGGCGTACGCACACGGGACAACATGCCCGGAATGGTACGTGCCGCGGCGCGCGCCCCGGGAAATCGGTTGGCCACCTGTGAGCACCGGGTGAGATCCTGGGACGCGTATGTCTACGCAGCCCGCCCTCACCCTCGACGCCCTCGCCCCCCGCCTCTCGGAGCTGTCGCTGCGCGACGCGCACCGCATCGGCCGGCGGCTCGAAGGTGCGCGCCGGATCCGCAAGCCCGAGGCCCGGGCCACCGTCCTCGCCGAGATCGCGACGGACATCGACCAGGCCGCCACCAGGATGGCGGGCCGCGCCGACGGCGTGCCCGCGATCACCTATCCCGAGCAGCTGCCGGTCAGCCAGAAGAAGGACGCGATCCTGGAGGCGATCCGCGACCACCAGGTCGTGATCGTCGCCGGTGAGACGGGCTCCGGCAAGACCACCCAGATCCCGAAGATCTGTCTGGAGCTCGGCCGCGGCGTGCGCGGCCTCATCGGTCATACGCAGCCGCGCCGCATCGCGGCCCGCACGGTCGCCGAGCGCGTCGCCGACGAGCTGAACACACCGCTCGGCGAGGCCGTCGGCTGGAAGGTCCGCTTCACCGACCAGGTCAGCGGCAACACGTACGTGAAGCTGATGACGGACGGCATCCTGCTGGCCGAGATCCAGACGGACCGCGAGCTGCGCGCGTACGACACGATCATCATCGACGAGGCCCACGAGCGCAGCCTCAACATCGACTTCCTGCTCGGCTACCTCGCCCAGCTGCTGCCGAAGCGCCCGGACCTGAAGGTGGTCATCACCTCCGCGACCATCGACCCCGAGCGGTTCTCGCGGCACTTCGGTGACGCCCCGATCGTCGAGGTCAGCGGCCGTACGTATCCGGTGGAGGTCCGTTACCGCCCGCTCCTGGAAGAGGAGGGCGACGACCCGGACCGCGACCAGATCACCGCGATCACGGACGCGGTCGAGGAGCTCCAGGCCGAGGGCAAGGGCGACATCCTGGTCTTCCTCTCCGGCGAGCGCGAGATCCGCGACACGGCGGA harbors:
- a CDS encoding thioredoxin domain-containing protein: MSTARKKKNIAVVAAVVVAAGALGLASYTATKPDDSASTGSSASAKKGSDSAAPEAGVFPELEGLARREAKDPLAQGKADAPVVMIEFADFKCGFCGKFARDTEPDLVKKYVENGTLRIEWRNFPIFGEDSERAARGAWAAGKQGRFWQFHEAAYADGAKEKGFGDGRLKELAREAGVKDVPRFLRDAGSDAAKAAVKKDQDEGYKLGATSTPSFLINGRPIAGAQPQSVFEEAIEKAAASRAKGGKAGSGK
- a CDS encoding cytochrome c biogenesis CcdA family protein; this translates as MTADVGYFAAFLAGLLALVSPCSALLLPAFFAYSIDSTSRLLARTGIFYAGLATTLVPLGAAGSTAGRFFFGHREELVFWAGWTIIALGIAQVVGFGFASRRLAELSGRIRPTTAVSVYALGAVYGLAGFCAGPILGSVLTVAAVSGSPVYGGALLAVYALGMAVPLFVLAALWERFDLGRRRWLRGRAFRVGRLELHTTSLLSGLFFVLLGALFLAYDGAAALPGLLDVDDSYTVQEKASRIGDAVPDWAVLVGLVAVAAVVALAAALRGRRAEPRATPDAE
- a CDS encoding metallophosphoesterase encodes the protein MGRDVTVVLRYLRSLRGAPTTLVDRVRAFRRGPRSSRECARQGRALAELGRSPRPFARSLGLVTVVVLGAWLGLLIVGSVRTSVGPMDTRMALRPSLTGGTKIDVSPLGSLELRSHTAPIRLDVDVDRLDPVRSEALVDHPERISGLQEEVASDVANGTLNLAVRSCAAVVAGATALGLAVYRRPRRALAAGGLALTLLAASGVAAFATWNPRSVLEPRFSGLLSSAPSVVGNARNIVSEFDVYQNELARLVTNVTKLYDVTSTLPAYEPDPSTIRLLHVSDIHLNPASWKIINSLVEQYDIDVIVDSGDTMDHGTSAENAFLDPVEDLDAPYVWVRGNHDSTTTQRYLKRLKNAHVLDGGKPVDVAGLRFAGIGDPQFTPDRSTKAEGDPAEEVAGITLASSLRAQAAARTPVDVAVAHNPVAARETDGTVPLVLAGHLHHQDMEVMDKGTRLRTEGSTGGSGLRAVEGEHPDPVETSVLYLDRATKRLQAWDEIKLGGLGLTKAEVSRHLPKENQPGAEPSTPPPGPPS